The following nucleotide sequence is from Silurus meridionalis isolate SWU-2019-XX chromosome 5, ASM1480568v1, whole genome shotgun sequence.
AGGCGAGAGTTTGTGGATCTGCTCAAGATGATGTTGCTGATCGACGCTGACCAGCGCATCAGCCCTTCGGATGTTCTCAACCATCCTTTCGTTACTATGCAGCACTTACTGGACTTTCCACACAGTAACCAGTACGCTcacactgaacacttttggcGTTGGAATCATTCACAATGCAAATCATATTAGCGTGAAGTGGCGCGCATACGCGTAATAGTTAAAGCTTTTTAGGCAGCCGTTCTCACCAGAGAACGATAGAACCAAGTTccatttaaaaccattttatcTGGAATCTGCTCCATTCACACACTTATCTCTTCTGCATCATCCGAGCAGGTTGTCGGTCTGTTAGATCACATCggcctgatgtgtgtgtgaacgtgggAAAATTAAATCCGAATCTATCTGACTGTTGCATGTTCAGACAAAGATGCAAGGGAGCAAATAAGCTAAAACTTTGTCCACTGTTCCCTACAGCGTTCAGTCGTGTTTTCACATCATGGACGTGTGCCACTCGAGGACCGGCACCTACGATGTGGTGAACCGCAacaaagccccgccccctctCATGAAACCAGTCACGCTACCCAGCGGCCCAAACATCGCAATCTTCAACAAAATGCCTTCAATGCACTCACAGGtactaaaaatataattgaaagGACCTGCAGCtttaatacttttgtttatttatttattttttttacctttcctTTATTAGACATCAGAGAGCtccttaaattaaatatatattcccTTTCAATATCCtattatacatttctttaacAAGTACaccttttatcttttattaatgTATGACATTATTCTGTACTGAGTACATCTTGTACGTACCTGTGCTTTTGTACTCCTTGTTCCTTGTATAAATCTTTAATACTGCCCAATTAAGCCTTCTGGTCAGCTACAATGCGAGCATAACATCTGACAAGTTTCTGTTTATGTTCCTGGGAAACACACTAATATGACCTTTTTGTTTTCGGATCTAGGGTCTGGCTGCACCTGCGCCACCTGTGGTACATCCTGGCATTCCTCTGCAGACAGGAAGTGCGCAGTTTGGCTGCACCGATTCATTTCAGCAAACGCTCATCCTTTGCCCGCCGGCCATTCAAGGTATATACGAGGGAATATAAACCCGGCTCGTTCATGTTGTTCAGTACAAAAAGATGAAAGTCGAGGCTTTGTGtctctgaatttattttataatatacatCGTCATTTTCCAGGAATCGGCACCAACCCAAACCAGCCTTCAGGATATTCGGTGCGGATGGATAATACACTGCCATTGGTCACCCAAGCTCCAGCCATCCAGCCTTTACCTCTCCGACCGGGAGTCATAGCACAGGTCAGAACTTGAACCTATGCTGCAGCAGTTCCTCTAAATGAACCCGAAAGTCACCTGCAGGATACTGATACTTTCTCAGTGCATTTCCtatttgattgtttttctttgtggaTTTTTGCAGCAGCCGTGGTCCAATAGAACGCCACAGATCCTGGTACCAGCATGGCAGCAGGTGCCTCCTCCCCCCACCACGCTGccctcggacacagtctcatgCCCTCAGAGGAGAGGGGACTGGGGGTAAGACACTGAAAAAACTGTGTTTATGTGGTCCTGCCTTCATTTTGTCTATCTGATCATTCAGgtggatgtttgttttttttgttgttctttcatGCATATTATTGAACCGTATTGTCCAAGTTGTTGCTCAGTTGAGCAAGTTGAAGCATGGTCTAGATCTGCAGAACTTCAGGACTGGAATGCAACCCTTTTAACCACTTTAACTATAAAATTACTTCCCCCACACATAGATTTGTGTTGGATTATACAGATAAGATTTAAGGGGCCAGTCGGACAGACTAATGCATATAATAAAGGATGTAATATTGCACAGTGACTACATCTTACATGTaatgtgttttataaatataaaatgctttcaAAACATGAAATAGGAGCTTCCGAATTTGTGTTATTGCGTTCCACAGTGACTTATTCGGTTCCGAGTGTAATTGCCATTATAATTAGCAAGTATGCAACGCACGCAGTGTGAGTAATGTAGCAGATAATAATAGAAAATGCACCTTTTAGGATGGAGTGGCAAGCGACAACTAATGAAACTGTGTCTAATAATGGGGCAGAGCAGCACTAAACTATTTCATGAGTCCAGAGTGGCATTTTAAACACCGCAGTGTTGCCACCCATGACAATTGCCTGTTTTGCTTGTACCAAGTGCTGATATGATTCATCAAGTTCCCAGATATGATTCATTTTATCACAGTACCCATGtggttatttttaaagattcagaattgttgttgttcttttctGCAGGAAAATGCGTTCACACACCAGCCATTATGGTTCCATGTTGCCGCAGCCACTCGTGCCCAATCAAATGGCCGTATCTGCGCACCAGCCCATGAACATAGGCATTGCTCATGTGGTGTGGCCTCAGACTACAGCCAACAAGAGCATCAAGCCCAGTCAGAACAGGTAAGCCgataaaatgtgcaaatatcaGTGTCCTATGTTCAATTCGAACGGTTTAATCTGATCGGACGATTGCGTGCTTTGCAGGAGTGTGAATATGTCGCACTACACAGAAAAACATAATTCAGTGTGCCTCTCGCCAAAAACTCAAAGACAAGACGTCCAACGAAACCCAGAGGCGGGGCTTAGAGACAGGGAGGTGGGTTCACAGCCCAAGAAGGAGCCAAACCACATAGAAGAGGCGGAGGAAGAGAGCTGCTGTAAGACAAAAGAGCAGTGCTCTGACGAGCAGCTATCAGCGGCCAATCAGCAACGAGAATCGGTCGTTATTGGTGAATCGCCAAGCCCCGTGGTCAGCGTCATTAGCATTAGCAGCGATACAGACGAGGAGGAGAGAGATAAAGACCAACAGAGGTGTTCCTCTAACAAGTGAGTttaataaacatctcattttcATTCTGTGACACAAACATGAACTTTTATGTTTAAGCTTGTGGTTATTTTCACTGCAATTGCAATACATGTGAACGATTTAGGGGAAAATATCTTCCTAAACATatttttgtgcttgtgtgtgtgtgttttagatgtaCGGGCAGTTCAGCTTGTGAGACGTGTAAAGGCTCTTTGAACATGGAGCGTGTGTGTTCACTCAGCAGCCCAGACAGCAGCCTGAGCACAAGCTCCTCAGCCTCTGCTCAGTCAAGTCCCTCACCCTGCAAGAGACCCAACAggtgtctctctcacacacacacacacacacacacaattctttcTTATTCAGTCTAAAAAGCATTGTGTATCTAACCGTCTTAATATAATgacttgtttaaataaatattacatataattataatgtaacAACTTGCCCAGtgattctgcattatggtgTTTAATTTGTCGATGTATAGAAAAAAAACGAACTGAAACAAGGATGAGAAATTCGCATAGGCAGAAGTGGTAATTTTTCAAAAACAACTGTGAAAGTcaatacagtgggggaaattaATTACACATTATACAGCACAAAAGGATACGGTATATAATCTAAATTTACGagataattataaaaatgtagaaaaaccaccggttctgctgttttttttactttaaacagcatagaaaaaaatacatgtatattcAGCTACTTTTAGCAATGAAATGACAATTAGTTTTAAGAAACTATCGATTTATTAAATGTCCATTTCTATTATTAGAATTTGatctatataattaaatatactgtTGTGTAATACTGATCCAGCAGTACAAGTTTTTTGCCCAGAGACATGAACCACTAGAGGGTGCTGCTGATCTCATACACAAAAGATGTCCTTTCTGTAACTGTCTCTTTTTGTTTGTCTCACCAGCATGTCTGAGGATGACAGTCATGAGAGCGGCTGCGACACGGTGGACGGCTCTCCGGCATCAGACACGCACAGTAGCCCGTTTGCCGAAAGACGCTTTTTGAACACGAATCAGAAACGGGAATCCGAAATGCGCCGGAGCAACACTCACACAGGGACGCAGATTAAACCGGCTGTCAGGACAGTGGTGGTGCCGCCGCTCAGAGTGATCAACAACATTAACAACCAGCACTATCACGGCAACACGGGTaagacattcacacacacacacgcacgcactaACCGACCTCGTTCTAACTGATTTGTGAATTGACTTTTATCcgctttttgttgttgttgtttttttttttgcatcacttgaaggaaaatataaacaattcaGGGAAAAAAACGCCGATGTAAAGTTTTTCGTATATGCATACTTTTACAATTTATCATTGTTGTGGCATGACCTGAGAAACACTCCAATTCGGCATGTGCTTTAGAGTGTGTGCACGGTCACAGCTCGTATGTCTGCATTGCAGGTCAGAGAGGAGAGACAGGAGGTTACCACAATTACAGGTGAATATGGGTAGTGGTCGCACTGTGACCCGGGTGTCATGTGCACTACATCCCAGTGTTGAGTGAAAAAcgtttttggtttgtttcttctacttcttcagTCTCTCTTCCCATTTAGCTCTTTGTTGATTGTGTGATTGCATGCAGTTAGAACATAATGAACACCGTGTTATATTTGGAGATCATCTCGAAAGCGCAGAACGAGGTTATGATTTGTGTGCGGTGTGGAAATGAAAGTGTGTTTGGTGGCAGATGAGTTTGTGAAGCTACTGATTGTCGATGGACATTTCTGGACACCTATTACAGACATGTGGGTTTAGTCACGGCccatatacaatttatttactctctctatctctctctctttcttttttccccccagtgtTCGATTCATCGTGCCAGTTGCGAGGACGGTGCGCTCCCGGCCGGTTGAGTCTGCACTCCGCTCAGAGTTTACCCCGCCAGCACAAGATCACCTCCACATTCCAACAACAGCCACCTGTGGGCTTTGGCCAGGTCTTTCTCCCTCTAcctttcactttctctcattATATAACCAGATTTATTCATGAAGAATGTTTAGATGTCCAGATCTCTCATGTCATTAAAgaggtgttttgtgttttgattgtaattaaaggaaaatattttacctttagtttttttcttcctctttctcaggTCCAGCACTACAGCTCCTGTCACAACGAGTGGAACGGCAACTACACCCAACCTCGCCGTCCGCAGGCCTTCATCCCTCCCATGGTGCACGGCCACACCTTTCCTCACGCCAGCCCCACCCATTCTGCACAAGCTCCCCCACCAGCCCCTCCTCCCGCCCTGCTCTCCTACCCTCCTTCCGCCCCTGTCGCCCACCTGCTGCCCTCGCCACGGCCCGTGCTGCAACCCGCCTACAGTCTGGTGCCTCAGGGCATCAGCATGGGCATCGATCCACGCCTGCTGCCCTCACCCACTCTGCACCCACCGGCCGCCTTCAAAGCCCTGTTCACGCCGCACTCGTACGTAACATCGCCCGCCTACACAGGCTTCCCACTCAGCCCCACCAAACTACCCCAGTACCCCTACATCTGacccaaacacacatacacaccaaacCCAGGGGGCCTCAATGCTCCAATACGATCGTCTCTAAAAATCATGGGGTTTAATGCATTTGAAAAACAGATATTATAgaagataaaagaaaacagcTTGTTATatgaattgataaaaaaaaacattttcatgccTTTTGCACATTTGATATTGAAAAGAATATTAACCCCCACACTCTTAAGTCATTAAATCCTTTCCTGTATACAGAGGCATGATGGGATATTGTCTCACTATATAGCTATTTTTCTATATTGCCTTCTAAATGTGACTCGGTGAAGCCATCCCAGTCTGGTGGTAGGgcccacgtgtgtgtgtgtgtgtgtgtgtgtgtgtgtgtgtgtgtgtgtgtgtgtgtgtgtgtgtgtgtgtgtgtgtgtgtgtgtgtgtgtgtgtgtgtgtgtgtgtgtgtgtgtgtgtgtgtgtgtgtgtgtgtgtgagagagagagactccttCTTGTCGGTGTTACATGTGTATTTTTGTACCAGACTCGTTCTCCTTTCACTCCCAGTGTTAACTCTTGTACATCCCACAAATTAAGGTTACTACACTCTGCATAGAGGAAACACAAGactcacattgtgtgtgttttttacggAGTGTAAACTGATCCCTCAACAAAACAGGAATATGTGccttataaaagaaaaatcatgtCTGTGCAAGGTGTGACGTGAGACGCTTGCATTCACATGACTGCAACAGGACTGCAGCACTTGAAATTTCACTTTGTGTTTGATTTAAACATGAATTATTTGTGGTCCCCCACCTTTTTTTGAGTCTGTTGGGACGatcgggggggaaaaaaacaaaaacattcacagATTGTCTCCTTTATCGCAAAGTGTGATAGAACGTGATTTACGTTTTGTACGTTCTCAATTCTCTCCccgcttgtttttgtttatgaatTTGCTCTTGTGCTTGTAATGGAAGTTTCGAGGTCGTACACTTTTATGCATTTCTTCGTGCCTCTTCCACTCCTGCTGTattcaattgtttatttttatttttttggacagAAAGTACCAGGATCGATTTGCTATAGGAAAGATTTCAGAGGGGTTCAGCGATCACTGTTCGTTCACGTCGTCCTTCTCGTTTTTCAGCACACGGGAGGATCCTTTCCTAATTCATGGTTTGATTTTGATCACTGGTGtggatggtgttttttttttttaaattgtacgACACGTTTTTTCGCCGTAGCAGGCGTTTTTCACCGAAACGAACTATGTACAGTCTTGATTTCGATTTTCCTATTTGATAATCAGTTGTGACTCTTAATACTTACAGTATTTACACTGTTTAACCCAACTGCAATACAATCCATAGTTTCttggagtgtgtgtttttttttttttttttttttatttaccatctaattttttttttttttttagattcagaTGATTTCTGGTATTGGCATTAACCTGCAGATAGCTCTTTAAATCATTGACGTGGTTTTCTGGTAGTTTGTGCAGAGATTTCAGTATTTAACGTTGTCGATCTTTTCATTTTCGGAGTATTTAGTGCTTTCTACGCGCGTTTCAGCTCGTCCACGCCGTCCCGTCTGGCTTTTCAGTGCTGgttgttaaataatttaatacattccGTCAGGGAGAAATacattttctgtctgtgtgtgtgtgtgtgtgtgtgtgtgtgtgtgtgtgtgtgtgtgtgtgtgtgtgtgtgtgtgtgtgtgtgtgtgtgtgtgtgtttattcagaatatatattttttccctttgccATCACTATATTCAAAATGCTTTCGCTACACCAAAGACAGTAATTGATTTCTTAAGCGATGTAGCTACTGTTCTAGCCTAGACCTCAGATATTACTCTAGATGGGGGatgtattaaacaaaaaaaatgacacatgtactctgtgttAAAGGTTGAGGTTGTTTAgctgtttaggtttttttttttttttggcaagttTAATGATTTCATTTATCCTTGAATGTACCATAGATAAGCTGCTATTCACTGATCGCCACTTCGTCATAGCTGTGAGGGTAAAGTGATTAACTTTGTTCTTagctttcttttatatatatatataattttttttttgtgtacgtGTCTCGACGACCTTAAGATAGACGTGAGGTTTTTCTTTCGGTTTTACTCTACTGAGCGACATCGAACCCGTTTTAACGCCTATGtatattttgcttttctgtttgaAGTGTCATTGTAACTACTGTATTGCGATTGATGAAAAGaattttgggtttgttttgtgtttttcgggtgtgtgaatttttttcttctgtttgatTTTCTCTCTCAATCCTTTTGCTCATATCCGTGTATTATCCGTTGTGTTAATGGAAATCTTGGGGCTCGTCATTGCCTTTGAGCTGCATATTGGTGTATATCAGAGTACGTAtagatatatctatatatatatatatatatatatattgcaggatagatttgattagattttttgtttgccGTTGTTTTTTGAATCGATTTgacacagaggaaaaaaaaccgtAGCCGCTACGAGATCGTACGTTATTCCGGTTTGTCGCTCGCACAGAGGCGTGTTGCTCGTTTCTAACTGAACGCAGCGCTTATCGCTAATCAGCGTGGTATTTCAGAAATCTTGTGCGTTTACTTTCGATTCGATCTCAACAAGTCCACGTTTTATAGATGCAGCCTGACGTACTTATTCGACTCACACGATCGATTTCCGGATGCATGGTTAGTCCCGGCGgcgggtttatttttttccttcagctcGTGGTGTTGGTGTGAAAACTCTCACA
It contains:
- the hipk3a gene encoding homeodomain-interacting protein kinase 3a isoform X1, which encodes MALQVLVCPPYAHQPQTSAFSSERTVEASTCVYHEKPPRTYVVGVNLGIARPTNISARPSLKTKAQEGAGFSLQTVAPGEPRRGNLSSYRCVGAGGEEDEGEEGENESRGTFDGCGFERKKGKEQSRCVRTMQIVEEHPALPAMMQSNVSTTVPSNQNVAGTGGGTNDGDYQLVQHEVLCSMKQTYEVLEFLGRGTFGQVVKCWKRGTNEVVAVKILKKHPSYARQGQIEVGILARLSSENADEHNLVRAFECFQHRNHTCLVFEMLEQNLYDFLKQNKFSPLPLKVMRTVLQQVATALRKLKSLGLIHADLKPENIMLVDPRRQPYRVKVIDFGSASHVSKAVCSTYLQSRYYRAPEIILGLPFCEAIDMWSLGCVIAELFLGWPLYPGALEYDQIRYISQTQGLPGEHLLNVGTKTSRFFCKESDSPYAAWRLKTTEEHEAETGMKSKEARKYIFSSLDDIGHVNLVLNMDGCDQLAEKSDRREFVDLLKMMLLIDADQRISPSDVLNHPFVTMQHLLDFPHSNHVQSCFHIMDVCHSRTGTYDVVNRNKAPPPLMKPVTLPSGPNIAIFNKMPSMHSQGLAAPAPPVVHPGIPLQTGSAQFGCTDSFQQTLILCPPAIQGIGTNPNQPSGYSVRMDNTLPLVTQAPAIQPLPLRPGVIAQQPWSNRTPQILVPAWQQVPPPPTTLPSDTVSCPQRRGDWGKMRSHTSHYGSMLPQPLVPNQMAVSAHQPMNIGIAHVVWPQTTANKSIKPSQNRSVNMSHYTEKHNSVCLSPKTQRQDVQRNPEAGLRDREVGSQPKKEPNHIEEAEEESCCKTKEQCSDEQLSAANQQRESVVIGESPSPVVSVISISSDTDEEERDKDQQRCSSNKCTGSSACETCKGSLNMERVCSLSSPDSSLSTSSSASAQSSPSPCKRPNSMSEDDSHESGCDTVDGSPASDTHSSPFAERRFLNTNQKRESEMRRSNTHTGTQIKPAVRTVVVPPLRVINNINNQHYHGNTVFDSSCQLRGRCAPGRLSLHSAQSLPRQHKITSTFQQQPPVGFGQVQHYSSCHNEWNGNYTQPRRPQAFIPPMVHGHTFPHASPTHSAQAPPPAPPPALLSYPPSAPVAHLLPSPRPVLQPAYSLVPQGISMGIDPRLLPSPTLHPPAAFKALFTPHSKYQDRFAIGKISEGFSDHCSFTSSFSFFSTREDPFLIHGLILITGVDGVFFF
- the hipk3a gene encoding homeodomain-interacting protein kinase 3a isoform X2, with protein sequence MALQVLVCPPYAHQPQTSAFSSERTVEASTCVYHEKPPRTYVVGVNLGIARPTNISARPSLKTKAQEGAGFSLQTVAPGEPRRGNLSSYRCVGAGGEEDEGEEGENESRGTFDGCGFERKKGKEQSRCVRTMQIVEEHPALPAMMQSNVSTTVPSNQNVAGTGGGTNDGDYQLVQHEVLCSMKQTYEVLEFLGRGTFGQVVKCWKRGTNEVVAVKILKKHPSYARQGQIEVGILARLSSENADEHNLVRAFECFQHRNHTCLVFEMLEQNLYDFLKQNKFSPLPLKVMRTVLQQVATALRKLKSLGLIHADLKPENIMLVDPRRQPYRVKVIDFGSASHVSKAVCSTYLQSRYYRAPEIILGLPFCEAIDMWSLGCVIAELFLGWPLYPGALEYDQIRYISQTQGLPGEHLLNVGTKTSRFFCKESDSPYAAWRLKTTEEHEAETGMKSKEARKYIFSSLDDIGHVNLVLNMDGCDQLAEKSDRREFVDLLKMMLLIDADQRISPSDVLNHPFVTMQHLLDFPHSNHVQSCFHIMDVCHSRTGTYDVVNRNKAPPPLMKPVTLPSGPNIAIFNKMPSMHSQGLAAPAPPVVHPGIPLQTGSAQFGCTDSFQQTLILCPPAIQGIGTNPNQPSGYSVRMDNTLPLVTQAPAIQPLPLRPGVIAQPWSNRTPQILVPAWQQVPPPPTTLPSDTVSCPQRRGDWGKMRSHTSHYGSMLPQPLVPNQMAVSAHQPMNIGIAHVVWPQTTANKSIKPSQNRSVNMSHYTEKHNSVCLSPKTQRQDVQRNPEAGLRDREVGSQPKKEPNHIEEAEEESCCKTKEQCSDEQLSAANQQRESVVIGESPSPVVSVISISSDTDEEERDKDQQRCSSNKCTGSSACETCKGSLNMERVCSLSSPDSSLSTSSSASAQSSPSPCKRPNSMSEDDSHESGCDTVDGSPASDTHSSPFAERRFLNTNQKRESEMRRSNTHTGTQIKPAVRTVVVPPLRVINNINNQHYHGNTVFDSSCQLRGRCAPGRLSLHSAQSLPRQHKITSTFQQQPPVGFGQVQHYSSCHNEWNGNYTQPRRPQAFIPPMVHGHTFPHASPTHSAQAPPPAPPPALLSYPPSAPVAHLLPSPRPVLQPAYSLVPQGISMGIDPRLLPSPTLHPPAAFKALFTPHSKYQDRFAIGKISEGFSDHCSFTSSFSFFSTREDPFLIHGLILITGVDGVFFF
- the hipk3a gene encoding homeodomain-interacting protein kinase 3a isoform X3; the protein is MALQVLVCPPYAHQPQTSAFSSERTVEASTCVYHEKPPRTYVVGVNLGIARPTNISARPSLKTKAQEGAGFSLQTVAPGEPRRGNLSSYRCVGAGGEEDEGEEGENESRGTFDGCGFERKKGKEQSRCVRTMQIVEEHPALPAMMQSNVSTTVPSNQNVAGTGGGTNDGDYQLVQHEVLCSMKQTYEVLEFLGRGTFGQVVKCWKRGTNEVVAVKILKKHPSYARQGQIEVGILARLSSENADEHNLVRAFECFQHRNHTCLVFEMLEQNLYDFLKQNKFSPLPLKVMRTVLQQVATALRKLKSLGLIHADLKPENIMLVDPRRQPYRVKVIDFGSASHVSKAVCSTYLQSRYYRAPEIILGLPFCEAIDMWSLGCVIAELFLGWPLYPGALEYDQIRYISQTQGLPGEHLLNVGTKTSRFFCKESDSPYAAWRLKTTEEHEAETGMKSKEARKYIFSSLDDIGHVNLVLNMDGCDQLAEKSDRREFVDLLKMMLLIDADQRISPSDVLNHPFVTMQHLLDFPHSNHVQSCFHIMDVCHSRTGTYDVVNRNKAPPPLMKPVTLPSGPNIAIFNKMPSMHSQGLAAPAPPVVHPGIPLQTGSAQFGCTDSFQQTLILCPPAIQGIGTNPNQPSGYSVRMDNTLPLVTQAPAIQPLPLRPGVIAQQPWSNRTPQILVPAWQQVPPPPTTLPSDTVSCPQRRGDWGKMRSHTSHYGSMLPQPLVPNQMAVSAHQPMNIGIAHVVWPQTTANKSIKPSQNRSVNMSHYTEKHNSVCLSPKTQRQDVQRNPEAGLRDREVGSQPKKEPNHIEEAEEESCCKTKEQCSDEQLSAANQQRESVVIGESPSPVVSVISISSDTDEEERDKDQQRCSSNKCTGSSACETCKGSLNMERVCSLSSPDSSLSTSSSASAQSSPSPCKRPNSMSEDDSHESGCDTVDGSPASDTHSSPFAERRFLNTNQKRESEMRRSNTHTGTQIKPAVRTVVVPPLRVINNINNQHYHGNTVFDSSCQLRGRCAPGRLSLHSAQSLPRQHKITSTFQQQPPVGFGQVQHYSSCHNEWNGNYTQPRRPQAFIPPMVHGHTFPHASPTHSAQAPPPAPPPALLSYPPSAPVAHLLPSPRPVLQPAYSLVPQGISMGIDPRLLPSPTLHPPAAFKALFTPHSYVTSPAYTGFPLSPTKLPQYPYI
- the hipk3a gene encoding homeodomain-interacting protein kinase 3a isoform X4; protein product: MALQVLVCPPYAHQPQTSAFSSERTVEASTCVYHEKPPRTYVVGVNLGIARPTNISARPSLKTKAQEGAGFSLQTVAPGEPRRGNLSSYRCVGAGGEEDEGEEGENESRGTFDGCGFERKKGKEQSRCVRTMQIVEEHPALPAMMQSNVSTTVPSNQNVAGTGGGTNDGDYQLVQHEVLCSMKQTYEVLEFLGRGTFGQVVKCWKRGTNEVVAVKILKKHPSYARQGQIEVGILARLSSENADEHNLVRAFECFQHRNHTCLVFEMLEQNLYDFLKQNKFSPLPLKVMRTVLQQVATALRKLKSLGLIHADLKPENIMLVDPRRQPYRVKVIDFGSASHVSKAVCSTYLQSRYYRAPEIILGLPFCEAIDMWSLGCVIAELFLGWPLYPGALEYDQIRYISQTQGLPGEHLLNVGTKTSRFFCKESDSPYAAWRLKTTEEHEAETGMKSKEARKYIFSSLDDIGHVNLVLNMDGCDQLAEKSDRREFVDLLKMMLLIDADQRISPSDVLNHPFVTMQHLLDFPHSNHVQSCFHIMDVCHSRTGTYDVVNRNKAPPPLMKPVTLPSGPNIAIFNKMPSMHSQGLAAPAPPVVHPGIPLQTGSAQFGCTDSFQQTLILCPPAIQGIGTNPNQPSGYSVRMDNTLPLVTQAPAIQPLPLRPGVIAQPWSNRTPQILVPAWQQVPPPPTTLPSDTVSCPQRRGDWGKMRSHTSHYGSMLPQPLVPNQMAVSAHQPMNIGIAHVVWPQTTANKSIKPSQNRSVNMSHYTEKHNSVCLSPKTQRQDVQRNPEAGLRDREVGSQPKKEPNHIEEAEEESCCKTKEQCSDEQLSAANQQRESVVIGESPSPVVSVISISSDTDEEERDKDQQRCSSNKCTGSSACETCKGSLNMERVCSLSSPDSSLSTSSSASAQSSPSPCKRPNSMSEDDSHESGCDTVDGSPASDTHSSPFAERRFLNTNQKRESEMRRSNTHTGTQIKPAVRTVVVPPLRVINNINNQHYHGNTVFDSSCQLRGRCAPGRLSLHSAQSLPRQHKITSTFQQQPPVGFGQVQHYSSCHNEWNGNYTQPRRPQAFIPPMVHGHTFPHASPTHSAQAPPPAPPPALLSYPPSAPVAHLLPSPRPVLQPAYSLVPQGISMGIDPRLLPSPTLHPPAAFKALFTPHSYVTSPAYTGFPLSPTKLPQYPYI